A genomic segment from Nocardiopsis sp. Huas11 encodes:
- the prmC gene encoding peptide chain release factor N(5)-glutamine methyltransferase codes for MNFLLDEVARATLRLAEAGVASPRTDAEELAAFVHGVRRGELHAVGDGDFDARYWECVARREAREPLQHITGRAYFRYLELQVGPGVFVPRPETEIMVDWAIETLRAMDVADPLVVDLGTGSGAIAISIAQEVPRSRVHTVEIDPAALAWARRNIADSGHADRVTAHQGDMRTALPELDGRVDLLISNPPYVPTREAGAIPPEVRDYDPAPALWSGEDGLDMIRDLEAVGRRLLRPGGAMAIEHHDGQGIDIPRLFPEDRGWRDVLNRKDMARRDRFVVMRRADGDG; via the coding sequence ATGAACTTCCTGCTCGACGAGGTCGCCCGCGCCACACTGAGGCTCGCGGAGGCCGGAGTGGCATCGCCCCGGACGGACGCCGAGGAGCTCGCGGCGTTCGTGCACGGTGTCCGTCGAGGGGAGCTGCACGCGGTCGGCGACGGCGACTTCGACGCCCGCTACTGGGAGTGCGTGGCCCGCAGGGAGGCCCGCGAACCCCTCCAGCACATCACCGGCCGCGCCTACTTCCGCTACCTGGAACTCCAGGTGGGACCGGGCGTGTTCGTGCCGCGGCCCGAGACCGAGATCATGGTCGACTGGGCGATCGAGACCCTGCGCGCCATGGACGTGGCCGATCCACTGGTCGTGGACCTGGGCACCGGTTCCGGCGCCATCGCCATCTCCATCGCCCAGGAGGTGCCGCGCTCGCGCGTGCACACCGTCGAGATCGATCCCGCGGCGCTGGCCTGGGCCCGCCGCAACATCGCCGACAGCGGCCACGCCGACCGGGTGACCGCCCACCAGGGCGACATGCGCACCGCCCTGCCCGAGCTCGACGGCCGCGTCGACCTGCTCATCAGCAACCCGCCCTACGTCCCCACCCGTGAGGCCGGGGCGATTCCGCCCGAGGTCCGCGACTACGACCCCGCGCCCGCGCTGTGGTCGGGCGAGGACGGGCTCGACATGATCCGCGACCTGGAGGCCGTCGGCCGCAGGCTGCTGCGGCCCGGCGGCGCGATGGCGATCGAGCACCACGACGGACAGGGCATCGACATCCCCCGGCTGTTCCCCGAGGACCGGGGCTGGCGCGACGTCCTCAACCGCAAGGACATGGCCAGGCGCGACCGCTTCGTGGTCATGCGCCGCGCCGACGGGGACGGCTGA
- the prfA gene encoding peptide chain release factor 1 has protein sequence MKLDDLLGEYYELEQQLADPEVHADQGKARTLGKRYSQLTPIIESYRALREVESDIEAARELAAEDSSFAEEADRLTLEAEQLTERLRVLLVPRDPSDDKNLIMEVKAGEGGEESALFAGDLVRMYLRYAERQGWKTEIIDATHSDLGGYKDITIAFKNRGTPEPGSGVWPQLKFEGGVHRVQRVPVTESQGRIHTSAAGVLVVPEAEDVEVDIQAKDLRIDVYRSSGPGGQSVNTTDSAVRITHLPTGIVASCQNEKSQLQNKEQAMRILRARIYAEAQASADAEAAAERKSQVRTVDRSERVRTYNFPENRISDHRVGYKAYNLDQVLDGDLSGVVKALVDADTKERLEAAQS, from the coding sequence CTGAAGCTGGACGACCTCCTGGGGGAGTACTACGAGCTGGAACAACAGCTCGCCGACCCCGAGGTGCACGCTGACCAGGGCAAGGCTCGGACACTGGGTAAGCGCTACTCCCAGCTCACGCCCATCATCGAGTCCTACCGCGCGCTCCGGGAGGTCGAGAGCGACATCGAGGCCGCGCGCGAGCTCGCCGCCGAGGACTCCTCCTTCGCCGAGGAGGCCGACCGCCTGACCCTGGAGGCCGAGCAGCTCACCGAGCGCCTGCGCGTCCTGCTGGTCCCCCGTGACCCCTCCGACGACAAGAACCTCATCATGGAGGTCAAGGCCGGAGAGGGCGGTGAGGAGTCCGCGCTGTTCGCGGGCGACCTCGTTCGCATGTACCTGCGCTACGCCGAGCGCCAGGGGTGGAAGACCGAGATCATCGACGCCACCCACTCCGACCTCGGCGGGTACAAGGACATCACCATCGCCTTCAAGAACCGGGGCACGCCCGAGCCCGGTTCCGGCGTGTGGCCCCAGCTCAAGTTCGAGGGCGGCGTGCACCGCGTGCAGCGCGTCCCCGTCACCGAGTCCCAGGGCCGCATCCACACCTCCGCGGCCGGTGTCCTGGTGGTCCCCGAGGCCGAGGACGTCGAGGTCGACATCCAGGCCAAGGACCTGCGGATCGACGTCTACCGCTCCTCCGGGCCCGGTGGGCAGTCCGTCAACACCACCGACTCCGCGGTCCGCATCACGCACCTGCCGACCGGCATCGTCGCCTCGTGCCAGAACGAGAAGAGCCAGCTCCAGAACAAGGAGCAGGCCATGCGCATCCTGCGCGCCCGCATCTACGCCGAGGCCCAGGCCAGCGCGGACGCCGAGGCCGCCGCGGAGCGCAAGAGCCAGGTCCGCACCGTGGACCGGTCCGAGCGCGTGCGCACCTACAATTTCCCGGAGAACCGCATCTCCGACCACCGGGTCGGCTACAAGGCCTACAACCTCGACCAGGTCCTCGACGGGGACCTGAGCGGGGTCGTCAAGGCCCTGGTGGACGCGGACACCAAGGAGAGGCTCGAAGCCGCTCAGTCGTAA
- the rpmE gene encoding 50S ribosomal protein L31 translates to MKADIHPEYVATEVTCTCGAHFITRSTITEGKLRADVCSACHPFYTGKQKIMDTGGRVARFEKRFGKRK, encoded by the coding sequence ATGAAGGCCGACATCCACCCCGAGTACGTGGCGACCGAGGTGACCTGCACCTGCGGGGCCCACTTCATCACCCGTAGCACCATCACCGAGGGCAAGCTGCGTGCCGACGTGTGCTCCGCGTGCCACCCCTTCTACACCGGCAAGCAGAAGATCATGGACACCGGTGGCCGCGTCGCCCGCTTCGAGAAGCGCTTCGGCAAGCGCAAGTAG
- a CDS encoding L-lactate permease, which produces MDNLALLSLLALTPILVVGVLLVGFRLPAMYAMPVGYVVVVTIAVLVWNTEWVAIAASTIQGLILAIGLLYIIFGALLLLSTLTKSGAITTIRATFTDISPDRRIQAVIIGWLFGSFIEGASGFGTPAAVVAPLLFALGFPAMAAVMVGLVIQSTPVSFGAVGTPILVGVSGGLEGSPEVEAYAAGAGTTLPGLVDQIGFLTVVLHAAVGTLVPLFICCMLCGFYGGRRRFSDGLGVWRFALFAALAMTVPSVLFNYFVGVEFTSLLGGLTGLVVVVAAARKGFLMPKETWDFPPREDWLARWSGRLTPDQGVLAVKDGARIGTLRAWAPYLLVAAILVATRVIDPLKAWLSGISVGAQEILGTSVAQTIEPLYSPGATFLLVCVITYGLHRMRPREILESWRVAGSQLAGAAVALLFAVPLVRVFINTGADHGDTAMASMPLTLAVGAAELGGTAWPLYAPWIGALGAFVAGSNTVSNLMFSLFQFSTAEQIGIAPETVVATQAVGGAAGNMITVHNVVAASAVVGLAGREGDLIRQTIIPMTYYVLMAGALSYLFVYGLGPNPGTVLLVALLAGLVATVLFIRRADARRAAAPSATGPDARETEREG; this is translated from the coding sequence ATGGACAACCTCGCCCTGCTCAGCCTCCTCGCGCTCACCCCGATCCTCGTCGTCGGAGTCCTGCTGGTCGGATTCCGCCTCCCGGCCATGTACGCGATGCCCGTCGGCTACGTCGTGGTCGTCACCATCGCCGTCCTGGTCTGGAACACGGAGTGGGTGGCGATCGCCGCCTCCACGATCCAGGGCCTGATCCTCGCGATCGGCCTGCTCTACATCATCTTCGGCGCCCTCCTGCTGCTGTCGACCCTGACCAAGAGCGGCGCCATCACCACCATCCGCGCCACGTTCACCGACATCAGCCCCGACCGCCGGATCCAGGCGGTCATCATCGGCTGGCTCTTCGGCAGCTTCATCGAGGGCGCCTCCGGCTTCGGCACCCCCGCCGCGGTGGTCGCGCCGCTGCTGTTCGCGCTGGGCTTTCCCGCGATGGCCGCCGTGATGGTCGGCCTGGTCATCCAGAGCACGCCGGTGAGCTTCGGAGCGGTGGGCACGCCCATCCTGGTGGGCGTCTCCGGCGGCCTGGAGGGCTCACCAGAGGTCGAGGCCTACGCCGCCGGTGCGGGGACCACCCTGCCCGGACTCGTGGACCAGATCGGCTTCCTGACCGTCGTGCTGCACGCCGCCGTGGGCACCCTGGTCCCGCTCTTCATCTGCTGCATGCTGTGCGGTTTCTACGGCGGCCGGCGGCGCTTCTCCGACGGGCTCGGGGTCTGGCGGTTCGCGTTGTTCGCGGCCCTGGCGATGACCGTTCCGTCCGTGCTGTTCAACTACTTCGTCGGTGTGGAGTTCACCAGCCTCCTGGGCGGGCTCACCGGACTGGTCGTCGTCGTGGCGGCGGCCCGCAAGGGCTTCCTCATGCCCAAGGAGACCTGGGACTTCCCGCCCCGCGAGGACTGGCTGGCGCGCTGGAGCGGCCGTCTGACCCCCGACCAGGGCGTCCTGGCGGTCAAGGACGGCGCACGCATCGGCACCCTGCGCGCGTGGGCCCCGTACCTGCTGGTCGCCGCGATCCTGGTGGCCACCCGCGTCATCGACCCGCTCAAGGCCTGGCTCAGCGGAATCTCCGTCGGGGCGCAGGAGATCCTGGGCACCTCCGTCGCGCAGACCATCGAGCCCCTGTACTCGCCCGGCGCGACCTTCCTGCTCGTGTGCGTGATCACCTACGGCCTGCACCGGATGCGCCCGCGCGAGATCCTGGAGTCCTGGCGGGTCGCGGGGTCCCAGCTGGCCGGAGCCGCGGTCGCCCTCCTGTTCGCGGTGCCCCTGGTGCGGGTCTTCATCAACACCGGCGCCGATCACGGGGACACCGCGATGGCGAGCATGCCGCTCACGCTGGCGGTGGGGGCGGCCGAGCTCGGCGGTACCGCGTGGCCGCTCTACGCCCCGTGGATCGGCGCGCTGGGCGCGTTCGTGGCCGGGTCCAACACCGTCTCCAACCTGATGTTCTCCCTCTTCCAGTTCTCCACCGCGGAGCAGATCGGCATCGCGCCGGAGACCGTCGTGGCCACCCAGGCGGTGGGCGGCGCGGCGGGCAACATGATCACCGTGCACAACGTCGTCGCCGCCTCCGCGGTGGTGGGCCTGGCCGGGCGCGAGGGAGACCTCATCCGCCAGACGATCATCCCGATGACCTACTACGTCCTCATGGCGGGAGCGCTCAGCTACCTGTTCGTCTACGGTCTGGGGCCCAACCCGGGCACGGTCCTGCTCGTCGCACTGCTCGCCGGCCTGGTCGCGACCGTGCTGTTCATCCGCCGCGCGGACGCCCGCCGGGCCGCGGCGCCGAGCGCCACCGGCCCGGACGCGCGCGAGACCGAGCGGGAGGGGTAG
- the rho gene encoding transcription termination factor Rho has protein sequence MSDTTELHTDAAVDTKATPAASAAEAGDAAPTGASTPARSRAASRGTGLAALKLPELQKLASSLGITGTGRMRKSDVIAAIEAKGGGPAGAPAKAKSPKKADTAPKTGKVEETDGQTEARTPDTSGTDEAPRTSADERPSDQAVTDSQGARGDKPPRNRRSSRRRGDESGEKARSVDGTDSSTTASSVTKTSSTPQKNGPDTSEDRDTRSGQGRERQRNRRNRNRGGDDQQSSSGGQQGGGPNQGRGGGGGGPSDDDDFGGGRRRGRRRDRRDRRGGRAGVQEPEPVIGEDDVLLPVAGILDILDNYAFVRTTGYLPGQSDVYVSLAQVRKHGLRKGDHIIGAVRQPKDGERREKFNALVRLDSVNGMSPDQAKGRQEFSKLVPLYPQERLRLETEGGILTTRIIDLVAPIGKGQRGLIVSPPKAGKTMVMQSIANAITENNPECYLMVILVDERPEEVTDMQRTVKGEVIHSTFDRPAEDHTVVADLAIERAKRLVEMGMDVVVLLDSITRLGRAYNLAAPASGRIMSGGVDSTALYPPKRFFGAARNIEGGGSLTILATALVETGSRADEVIFEEFKGTGNMELKLNRSLADKRIFPAVDVDASSTRKEEILMSREELAVVWKLRRVLHALDTQQAIELLLDKMRESKSNAEFLLQIQQTTVGPERDR, from the coding sequence GTGAGCGACACCACCGAACTCCACACGGACGCGGCGGTCGATACCAAAGCCACCCCCGCCGCTTCCGCGGCGGAGGCTGGCGATGCCGCGCCAACTGGTGCGTCGACGCCGGCGCGGTCCCGTGCCGCGTCGCGCGGTACCGGGCTCGCGGCGCTGAAGCTCCCCGAGCTGCAAAAGCTCGCGTCGAGCCTGGGCATCACCGGTACGGGGCGCATGCGCAAGAGCGACGTGATCGCGGCGATCGAGGCCAAGGGGGGAGGCCCCGCCGGGGCTCCGGCCAAGGCCAAATCCCCAAAGAAAGCCGACACGGCGCCCAAGACCGGTAAGGTCGAGGAAACCGACGGCCAGACCGAGGCTCGTACCCCCGACACGTCGGGCACGGACGAAGCGCCGCGCACCAGCGCGGACGAGCGTCCGTCGGACCAGGCCGTGACCGACTCCCAGGGTGCGCGGGGCGACAAGCCGCCCCGCAACCGTCGATCGTCCCGCAGGCGCGGCGACGAGTCCGGCGAGAAGGCCCGATCGGTGGACGGCACCGACTCCTCTACCACCGCGAGCAGCGTGACCAAGACATCCAGCACCCCCCAGAAGAACGGCCCCGACACCTCCGAGGACCGTGACACCAGGTCCGGGCAGGGTCGAGAGCGCCAGCGCAACCGCCGCAACCGCAACCGGGGTGGTGACGACCAGCAAAGCTCCTCCGGCGGCCAGCAGGGCGGCGGCCCGAACCAGGGCCGCGGCGGAGGCGGAGGCGGCCCCAGCGACGATGACGACTTCGGCGGCGGGCGCCGCCGCGGACGCCGCCGCGACCGTCGTGACCGGCGCGGTGGACGGGCAGGCGTCCAGGAGCCGGAGCCGGTGATCGGTGAGGACGACGTCCTCCTGCCGGTCGCGGGCATCCTCGACATCCTGGACAACTACGCCTTCGTGCGCACCACCGGCTACCTCCCCGGGCAGAGCGACGTGTACGTCTCGCTCGCCCAGGTGCGCAAGCACGGCCTGCGCAAGGGCGACCACATCATCGGTGCGGTCCGCCAGCCCAAGGACGGCGAGCGCCGGGAGAAGTTCAACGCCCTGGTGCGGCTGGACTCGGTCAACGGCATGTCGCCGGACCAGGCCAAGGGCCGCCAGGAGTTCTCCAAGCTCGTGCCCCTGTACCCGCAGGAGCGGCTGCGCCTGGAGACCGAGGGCGGCATTCTCACCACCCGCATCATCGACCTCGTCGCGCCCATCGGTAAGGGCCAGCGCGGTCTCATCGTCTCGCCGCCCAAGGCCGGCAAGACGATGGTGATGCAGTCGATCGCCAACGCGATCACCGAGAACAACCCCGAGTGCTACCTGATGGTGATCCTGGTCGACGAACGGCCCGAGGAAGTCACCGACATGCAGCGCACGGTCAAGGGCGAGGTCATCCACTCGACCTTCGACCGTCCGGCCGAGGACCACACGGTCGTCGCCGACCTGGCCATCGAGCGGGCCAAGCGCCTCGTGGAGATGGGCATGGACGTCGTCGTCCTGCTGGACTCGATCACCCGCCTGGGCCGCGCCTACAACCTGGCCGCCCCTGCCAGCGGGCGCATCATGTCCGGTGGTGTGGACTCCACGGCGCTGTACCCGCCCAAGCGCTTCTTCGGCGCCGCCCGCAACATCGAGGGCGGCGGCTCGCTGACCATCCTGGCGACGGCGCTGGTGGAGACCGGCTCGCGCGCCGACGAGGTGATCTTCGAGGAGTTCAAGGGCACCGGCAACATGGAGCTCAAGCTCAACCGGAGCCTGGCCGACAAGCGGATCTTCCCGGCCGTGGACGTGGACGCCTCCAGCACCCGTAAGGAGGAGATCCTGATGTCGCGCGAGGAACTGGCCGTCGTCTGGAAGCTCCGCCGGGTGCTGCACGCCCTGGACACCCAGCAGGCCATCGAGCTGCTCCTGGACAAAATGCGCGAGTCCAAGAGCAACGCCGAGTTCCTGCTGCAGATCCAGCAGACGACCGTCGGGCCCGAGCGCGACCGCTAG
- the thrB gene encoding homoserine kinase — protein sequence MVVRAPATSANLGPGFDALGLALRLDNEFDVRLREDDELRVEVAGEGAGEVPLDRRHLVVRAMRETFERAGEKLPGLDLTCVNNVPHARGLGSSSSAIVGGVTAACALLGRTGPDGGPDREAIYQIAADIEGHPDNVAPCVFGGYTVAYRDGDRWGAAALTPDPRVLPVLCVPEWRLSTERARGLLPETVPHADAAFTAGRAALLTAAVCGHVEDLYAATEDRLHESYRAPAMPRTLDLVHDLRELEGLPAVVSGAGPTVLVLCTAREGIAGEESPEIVHQIDSISRRAGNDWDIRPLLVEPAGVRTPSPHS from the coding sequence GTGGTCGTCCGCGCGCCGGCCACCAGCGCCAACCTCGGTCCGGGCTTCGACGCCCTGGGCCTGGCGCTGCGGCTGGACAACGAGTTCGACGTCCGTCTGCGCGAGGACGACGAGCTGCGCGTGGAGGTCGCCGGGGAGGGCGCGGGCGAGGTCCCGCTCGACCGGCGCCACCTCGTGGTGCGCGCGATGCGCGAGACCTTCGAGCGGGCGGGGGAGAAGCTGCCCGGCCTCGACCTCACCTGCGTCAACAACGTGCCGCACGCCCGGGGCCTGGGCTCGTCCTCCTCCGCGATCGTGGGCGGCGTCACCGCCGCCTGCGCCCTGCTGGGGCGGACGGGGCCCGACGGGGGGCCGGACCGGGAGGCGATCTACCAGATCGCCGCGGACATCGAGGGCCACCCCGACAACGTGGCCCCGTGCGTGTTCGGCGGGTACACGGTGGCCTACCGCGACGGCGACCGGTGGGGCGCGGCCGCGCTCACGCCCGACCCGCGCGTGCTGCCGGTGCTGTGCGTGCCCGAGTGGCGGCTGTCCACCGAACGTGCCCGGGGACTGCTCCCCGAGACCGTTCCGCACGCGGACGCGGCCTTCACCGCGGGGCGCGCCGCACTGCTCACCGCGGCCGTTTGTGGCCATGTCGAGGACCTGTACGCGGCCACCGAGGATCGGCTACACGAGTCCTACCGGGCGCCGGCCATGCCCAGGACCCTGGATCTCGTCCATGACCTGCGAGAACTCGAAGGGCTGCCCGCGGTCGTCTCCGGGGCGGGTCCCACGGTGCTGGTGCTGTGCACGGCGCGCGAGGGAATCGCGGGCGAGGAATCGCCGGAAATCGTCCACCAGATTGATTCGATCAGTCGCAGGGCGGGTAATGATTGGGACATACGCCCCCTGCTCGTTGAGCCGGCGGGGGTGCGGACCCCATCTCCCCATTCGTAG
- the thrC gene encoding threonine synthase has translation MTRAWRGVVEEYRDRLPVNENTPVVTLQEGGTPLLPATRVSALTGCEVFLKVEGLNPTGSFKDRGMTMAITKAAEDGAKAVICASTGNTSASAAAYAIRAGMTCAVLVPRGKIAMGKLAQALVHGARLLQVDGNFDDCLELARKLSVDYPVALVNSVNPYRLQGQKTAAFEIVDALGDAPDVHCIPVGNAGNITAYWMGYGEYADDGLATRRPRMLGFQASGSAPIVDGAPVTSPSTIATAIRIGNPASWKLAEQARDESGGLIDKVTDRQIMSAYKLLAAEEGVFVELASAASVAGLLQAVEAGQVERGSRVVCTVTGNGLKDPDWALAGASSATTVPVDALAAAKALDLV, from the coding sequence ATGACACGGGCCTGGCGAGGGGTCGTCGAGGAGTACCGAGACCGCCTCCCCGTCAACGAGAACACCCCCGTCGTCACCCTGCAGGAGGGCGGCACGCCCCTGCTGCCGGCCACGCGCGTCTCCGCCCTCACGGGCTGCGAGGTGTTCCTGAAGGTGGAGGGGCTCAACCCCACCGGCTCCTTCAAGGACCGCGGGATGACGATGGCCATCACCAAGGCCGCCGAGGACGGCGCCAAGGCCGTCATCTGCGCCTCCACCGGCAACACGAGCGCCAGCGCCGCGGCCTACGCCATCCGCGCCGGCATGACGTGCGCGGTGCTGGTGCCCCGAGGCAAGATCGCCATGGGCAAGCTCGCCCAGGCGCTCGTGCACGGCGCGCGCCTGCTCCAGGTCGACGGCAACTTCGACGACTGCCTGGAACTGGCCCGCAAGCTCAGCGTCGACTACCCCGTCGCCCTGGTGAACTCGGTCAACCCCTACCGCCTGCAGGGGCAGAAGACCGCGGCCTTCGAGATCGTCGACGCCCTCGGTGACGCCCCCGACGTCCACTGCATCCCCGTGGGCAACGCCGGCAACATCACCGCCTACTGGATGGGCTACGGCGAGTACGCCGACGACGGCCTCGCCACGCGCCGCCCCCGGATGCTCGGCTTCCAGGCCAGCGGCTCGGCGCCGATCGTCGACGGGGCGCCCGTCACCAGCCCGAGCACCATCGCCACGGCGATCCGCATCGGCAACCCCGCCTCCTGGAAGCTCGCCGAGCAGGCGCGCGACGAGTCGGGCGGGCTCATCGACAAGGTCACCGACCGCCAGATCATGTCCGCCTACAAGCTCCTCGCCGCCGAGGAGGGCGTCTTCGTCGAACTGGCCTCCGCGGCCAGCGTCGCCGGACTCCTCCAGGCCGTCGAGGCGGGCCAGGTCGAACGCGGCAGCCGCGTCGTGTGCACCGTGACCGGCAACGGCCTCAAGGACCCCGACTGGGCGCTGGCCGGGGCCTCCTCCGCCACCACCGTCCCCGTCGACGCCCTGGCCGCGGCCAAGGCCCTCGACCTCGTCTGA
- a CDS encoding homoserine dehydrogenase, translating into MAMKVALLGCGVVGSEVVRLVNEQAEELAARVGTPIEIGGIAVRRMDRDRGVDPALLTTDATGLVTRPDIDVVIEVIGGIEPARSLMLSAMKAGKSVVTANKALLAEDGQTLHAAAREAGVDLYYEAAVAGAIPLLRPLRDSLAGDRVDRVLGIVNGTTNYILDRMDSLGAGFTESLEEAQALGYAEADPTADVEGFDAAAKAAILARLAFHTQRVTAADVHREGITGVSAADIASARDMGCVVKLLAICQRSEDGESVGVRVHPVMLPLEHPLAGVKEAYNAVFVEAESAGRLMFYGAGAGGTPTASAVLGDLVAVVRNRIAETSVAEGAHDTGLPVHDMGHTITSYHVSLDVADRPGVLSKVAEIFADHGVSIKNVRQEGSGDDAQLVLVSHPAPDSALRSTVERLRGHDMVREVASVMRVETFAD; encoded by the coding sequence ATGGCGATGAAGGTGGCGCTGCTCGGATGCGGCGTTGTGGGTTCGGAAGTCGTGCGCCTGGTCAACGAGCAGGCCGAGGAACTGGCCGCGCGCGTGGGCACGCCGATCGAGATCGGCGGGATCGCGGTCCGGCGCATGGACCGCGACCGCGGTGTCGATCCGGCGCTGCTGACCACCGACGCCACGGGTCTGGTGACGCGCCCCGACATCGACGTGGTCATCGAGGTGATCGGCGGGATCGAACCCGCGCGCTCGCTGATGCTCTCCGCGATGAAGGCGGGCAAGTCCGTGGTGACCGCCAACAAGGCGCTGCTCGCCGAGGACGGCCAGACGCTGCACGCCGCGGCGCGCGAGGCCGGGGTGGACCTGTACTACGAGGCCGCGGTGGCGGGCGCGATCCCGCTGCTGCGCCCGCTGCGGGACTCCCTGGCCGGGGACCGGGTCGACCGGGTGCTGGGCATCGTCAACGGCACCACGAACTACATCCTGGACCGGATGGACTCCCTGGGCGCCGGCTTCACCGAGTCCCTGGAGGAGGCCCAGGCGCTGGGCTACGCCGAGGCCGACCCGACCGCGGACGTGGAGGGCTTCGACGCCGCGGCCAAGGCCGCGATCCTGGCGCGCCTGGCCTTCCACACCCAGCGGGTCACCGCCGCGGACGTGCACCGCGAGGGCATCACGGGGGTCTCGGCCGCCGACATCGCCAGCGCCCGCGACATGGGCTGCGTCGTCAAACTCCTGGCCATCTGCCAGCGCTCCGAGGACGGGGAGTCCGTGGGCGTGCGGGTCCACCCGGTGATGCTGCCGCTGGAGCACCCGCTGGCCGGGGTCAAGGAGGCCTACAACGCGGTGTTCGTGGAGGCCGAGTCGGCCGGCCGGCTGATGTTCTACGGCGCGGGCGCCGGCGGCACGCCGACCGCCAGCGCGGTCCTGGGCGACCTGGTCGCCGTGGTGCGCAACCGGATCGCCGAGACCTCGGTGGCCGAGGGCGCCCACGACACCGGGCTGCCGGTCCACGACATGGGCCACACCATCACCAGCTACCACGTCTCCCTGGACGTGGCGGACCGTCCCGGTGTGCTGTCCAAGGTCGCCGAGATCTTCGCCGACCACGGCGTGTCCATCAAGAACGTGCGCCAGGAGGGCAGCGGCGACGACGCCCAGCTGGTCCTGGTCAGCCACCCGGCACCGGATTCCGCGCTGCGCAGCACGGTGGAACGGCTGCGCGGCCACGACATGGTCCGCGAGGTCGCCAGCGTGATGCGCGTGGAGACCTTCGCCGACTGA
- the lysA gene encoding diaminopimelate decarboxylase gives MSRYAHPAGSRHAEVLPEDNPPLPPEDLNDLDPRVWPATSRRVDGELTVGGVGVATLARTYGTPLFVMDEEDFRGRAHDFRTAFTDADVYYAGKALLTKAVARWVMEEGLKLDVCSGGELAVALAAGVPGERIGMHGNNKSTQELRRAVEVGVGRIIIDSFDEIERLEGVAAELDRRPKVLIRVTTGVEAHTHEFVATAHDDQKFGFAMSTGAAAEAVRRVLAAPHLDLVGLHSHIGSQIFDTSGFEVAARRVSRFLAGVHEDQGVTLAELDLGGGLGIAYTSGDDPLDPKTIAQSLTSIVRRECEEAGLPYPRVAVEPGRAVAGPAGITVYEVGTVKDVEGIRTYVSVDGGMSDNIRTALYGSEYTGRLVSRESDAGPMLSRLVGKHCESGDIIVHDLHLPADLRPGDLVAVAATGAYCYSMASNYNHLPRPAMVAVRGGEARVIVRRETEEDLLRLDVG, from the coding sequence ATGAGCCGCTACGCCCACCCGGCCGGATCCCGCCACGCGGAGGTCCTGCCCGAGGACAACCCGCCACTGCCGCCCGAGGACCTCAACGACCTCGACCCCCGGGTGTGGCCCGCCACGTCCCGCCGCGTCGACGGCGAGCTCACCGTCGGCGGTGTCGGCGTCGCCACCCTCGCCCGGACCTACGGGACCCCCCTCTTCGTCATGGACGAGGAGGACTTCCGCGGCCGGGCCCACGACTTCCGTACGGCCTTCACCGACGCCGACGTCTACTACGCGGGCAAGGCGCTGCTGACCAAGGCCGTGGCCCGCTGGGTGATGGAGGAGGGCCTCAAGCTGGACGTGTGCTCGGGCGGCGAACTGGCCGTCGCCCTGGCCGCCGGGGTCCCCGGCGAGCGCATCGGCATGCACGGCAACAACAAGTCCACCCAGGAGCTGCGCCGCGCCGTCGAGGTGGGCGTGGGCCGCATCATCATCGACTCCTTCGACGAGATCGAGCGGCTGGAGGGCGTCGCGGCCGAACTCGACCGCCGCCCCAAGGTCCTCATCCGCGTCACCACCGGTGTGGAGGCGCACACCCACGAGTTCGTCGCCACCGCGCACGACGACCAGAAGTTCGGCTTCGCGATGAGCACCGGCGCCGCCGCCGAGGCCGTGCGCCGGGTCCTGGCCGCGCCGCACCTGGACCTGGTGGGCCTGCACTCGCACATCGGCTCGCAGATCTTCGACACCTCCGGTTTCGAGGTGGCCGCGCGGCGGGTCTCCCGCTTCCTGGCCGGCGTCCACGAGGACCAGGGCGTCACCCTCGCCGAGCTCGACCTCGGTGGCGGCCTCGGCATCGCCTACACCTCCGGCGACGACCCGCTGGACCCCAAGACGATCGCCCAGAGCCTCACCTCGATCGTGCGCCGCGAGTGCGAGGAGGCGGGCCTTCCCTATCCCCGCGTGGCCGTCGAGCCCGGCCGCGCCGTCGCCGGGCCCGCGGGCATCACCGTCTACGAGGTCGGCACCGTCAAGGACGTCGAGGGCATCCGCACCTACGTCAGCGTCGACGGCGGGATGAGCGACAACATCCGCACCGCCCTGTACGGGTCGGAGTACACCGGACGCCTCGTCTCGCGCGAGAGCGACGCCGGGCCGATGCTCTCGCGCCTGGTCGGCAAGCACTGCGAGAGCGGCGACATCATCGTGCACGACCTGCACCTGCCCGCCGACCTCAGGCCCGGGGACCTCGTGGCCGTCGCCGCGACCGGCGCCTACTGCTACTCCATGGCGAGCAACTACAACCACCTGCCCCGGCCCGCCATGGTCGCGGTCCGCGGCGGTGAGGCACGCGTGATCGTGCGCAGGGAGACCGAGGAGGACCTCCTCCGCCTCGACGTAGGCTGA